GGAAAGCTATCGTGCCTGCCTTGCAAGTACAGATTCACCGCTGGCAAGGATACTGCTTTAAGTCCTGCATCCGCCATTCGTTCAATAATGCCATGTGCGTCCACATCCGTCATTGAAGCCAGTGCGCATAGATGATCTACGGTCACTCTTCCGGAGTATCCCTCTGACTTCGTTTTGCCAGAAATATGTTCAATCGTTCGCATCGCCGGATTATCCGTTTCATCACAATGTAGATCGATCGGCACGTCGTATTTCTGAGCTAATTTGAACATATAATCAATATCTTCCTTAGGGGATAAGGACAGATGCGGCGCACCGCCAATGCCATCCACACCCATCCTCAAAGCTTCCTCCACCGCATCAACATCCAGAGCCATGAAATTGTATGGGCACATCGGAAATAATTGCAAAGTGACATAAGGTGCCAAAGCTTCTTTGGCTTCAAGCGCAGCTTCAATGGTTCGCAAAGCCACTTGGCGAGAAACCCTCAGATTAAAATCCAGATGCGTTCGAATATGGGTTGTGCCATAAGACAAAGCCTGCAAGGAGGAACGCATAATTCTTGATTTTATTACTTCTTTGCTGAAGGAAGGCGACGCGATGGAATAATTGCGTACGGCTTCTTCCAAAGTGCCGCTTTGATTCTCTACAGTCGTTAAGGAAAACGATTTGTCCAGATGCATATGGGCATCCACAAAACCAGGCAGCATTATTTTCCCCTCAAGATCCAGGATCACAATGCCTGATTCGTCTAAATGGTCCCTGGTCTCTAAGGTCTTCCATTGTTCCAATGACACTTTAGCAGGCTGAGCAGCATCAGCTTCTTGCTTCAGAATCTGTGTAAAGCGGCCATTTCGAATCGTTAAGCGATACAGGCAGCCTTCATCTTCCATAGGTAATCGAACGTTTACCAAATCCAAATTCTTCATAGAAGCCAATGCTGCCACCTCCTGGGTTTCCTTTATTTTTTCGGTAGGAATTGTGTTGTGAACACTTTATCAATGCTCTCTGCGCTTTTCAGTATACCTACATCCACTAGCTGTTTCTGTACTTCAGACCAACGCTCTTTGGTCATAATGCCCGTGCCCATGGTCGCTGCGTCACCGCCAAATACGAAGTCCATTTCTTTGGTCGCGCTGTATTTCATCATATCCAAGCCCATGTCCGGATTCTTTTCTTTAATGCTGGGATTGATTTCTTCGGAGTGATCTTTGTAATAATCCCAGCCCTTAACGGTAGCTTCAACGAAAGCTTTGACTTGGTCTGGGTGCTCGGCAATCATTTTCTCGGTTGTGAAGTACACACCCGCATAGATGTTATAGCCGGAATCTGCATTAAGCAGCGTGCCGAATTCGACTTTTTGTTGTTCCAACGTGAATGGCTCGCTTGTTACATATCCTTGTGTGAGGGCATTTTTATCACTGACGAAATTGACTAATTGACCTGTATATTTCATTTCTTGGGCGCTGTCTAATTTATATTTCTTCTTCATGAACTGCCAGAAGCTGGCTGTCGAGGCGACATAGACCTTGTGTCCATTCAGATCGGAGAAATCTTTGATCCCAGAATCTTTATGGTAAAACAATGCTTGCGGGCTCTTCTGCATCGACGTTGCGATTGCGACAATCGGAATACCCTCTTGTCTGGCAACCAAGATATCATCGCCATTTGCCATACCGAATTGCGCCTTGCCGGATGCAACAATTTGTGTAGATGAAACCGATGGACCACCTGGCATAAGCGTCATGTCGAAGCCGGCTTCTTTGTAATACCCTTTGGCCGAAGCTGCAAAGTTTCCGCCGTGTTCCGGTTCTGCGAACCAGTTTAGGACAACAGTAGCCGGCACTGCAGCTTTGGGCGCTGTTGATGCAGCCGTTGTTGCTGCCGGAGATGCGGAAGTCGTCGCTCCTGATGGTGAAGCGGGAGCTTGGGATGACGTTGAAACCGGTGTACTTGTGCTGCCGCATGCGGCTAGCATACTTGTCATCATAATTAAGCTGAGAGACATTACGACCGGGCGTTTCGCGACAAGCTGACTCGTAAGTTTGAATGGTTTCATTTTAAACTTCCCCTCCATATTTGGTTTTCTATACAAAAGCTCTTACCAACCTTTAGACAAATATAGAATTTACAATGCCTATGCGTCAACGCGAATACTTACGTTTTGTATTTTCTCACAATAAATAGTACGTCTTTTCATTACATTTCCAAGGTCAATAGAATTTATTTACATTATATTTACACAAAAAACGAACATTACTCATATAGTTCCTACTTTAACGCCAAGTTCTCTCAACCAACGTCGATACGCAATGGAGAAACGATCCACTTTATGATTAAGCTCAACCTGAAGATCAAGAGGAAGCAATTCCGGCTTCTGCGTCTCAATAACTTTGGCATCTTGATCGAAAACAATATCCTGGAAATGAATGAAATTCGCATCATCTACCTCATAGGCATAGTTGCGGGATACCATCATGAACACCACGCATTCCTCAGCAGCCACAGGCAGTACTGTCAGCATAATCCACAACGTTTGACCATTGCTTGGATCCGCTTTGGACAAGCGAGCCGATAAGGGACGATAAACTTCCTTCCTATATACATAAGTCGTACCCTCACTTTTGTCCGAGCCCGAATGCGCAACAGGCTGAAAGATAGGAATTTGCTCGATATAGATCCGTTCTTTCTCTTTCACGACTTCAAAATCAGGCAGCTCTGCATAATCCGGGTGTCCAAGCAGATTCTGATGCACGAACATTAAATGAGCGAAATCGGTGAAATTTTCGATCACTCTCGTTCCTGCAGCAGCCACTTTGTAAGGACCACAGGGCAATGGACGATAGAGAGGATTAGCAAACTCTTCGAAATGAGGCAAAGGTGCCGCTGGCTCACCTATACATACCCAAACGAAGCCGTACTTCTCCTCGCAGGCAAACACTTGCGCTTTGGCTCTGGCCGGAATTTTCTCCCCCTTGGGCTGTGCAGGAATACAAACACATTGACCCGATGAATCATACTGCCACCCGTGATAAGGACAGACCAGCGTGTCATCCTTGACCCATCCCTTCGAGAGCATAGCCCCACGGTGAACGCAGAGATCTTGCATCGCATGAACACCTTGGCTGGACCGGTAGATCGCAACTCGTTCACCGAGAATAATAACTCCCACAGGTTGTTCTTTCAGTTCAGATGCCAAATATACGGCGTGCCAATCATTTTCAAGAACCGGATCATGCAGACGCTCTAATGCCATACGAATCATCCTCCATGTATCAATTATATTATTGGGTATTGGCGAAAATAGGATACTGCCCTGCCAGCTTGCTGCGCAGATGATCTACCCTTGCTTGTGCTCGCTGTAAAATCTCCTGCTCATCGATCCAAGTGCTTTTCCCATGTTCTACGACAACTTGCCCGCCGACGACGACCAAGTCAACATCATTGCCATTGGCATTATAAACAAGAGCCGAAGAGGCACGATGCACAGGGCTAATGTGCGCCTTCATCATATCAACCGTCACGAGATCCGCTTTCTTGCCAGGCTCCAGACTGCCCAAATCATCGCTCCGCCCTACAGCCTTGGCGCCATTCACTGTCGCCATCCGCAGAACATCCATCGGCGGCAGCAGCGTAGCATCCAGTTCATTGACTTTGTGCAAGCAGGCTGTGAACTTGAGCACCTCCAGATTGTCTTGGCAATTGTTGCTGCCAGGGCCATCCGTGCCCAAGGCCACATTAATGCCCATTTCCAGCATTTCAGGCACCCTTGCCACACCGGAGGCCAAGTACATATTTGAAACCGGGCAATGAATAACCGATGCTTGACGGTCACGAATCAAGGCCAGTTCGCGATCATCCAGCCAAACTCCATGTACAACTTGCGTTTGGTTGCCAAGCAAGCCAACCTCATTGAGCAGCTCCAGATTACGCAGCCCATAGCGGGCCAACGTCGTGTCAATCTGTTCGCTTGTCTCGGCAACATGCACGTGTGAAATCAAATTCCGCTCTCGGCTAAAAACCGCCGCCTTCTCCAGATACCCTCGTGAACATCCGTATAAATTCAGCGGTCCGAGGGCAATCCGGATCCGGCCGGAAGCTGCGCCATCCCACTCATCCAACAAGCGATCCGTGCTGGCGAAAATTTGCTCTTCCGTTTCGCGCAATCGTACTTCGCCGGCAAGATCAGAGCCTCCGCGCGCCAAATGCCCTCGAATACCCGAATCGACCATCGCCCGCAGGACACTTGCGTCATTCTCTGGATACGTATGAATATAATGATGGTCCATCATATAGGTAGCGCCTGATTTTAAATTTTCAATGCATCCGATTAAGGCGGCTAAATAGAAATCCTCCGGTTCCATTGCCAAGCTCATCGGCCAAATTATCTCTTTCAGCCACTGTGCCAGCGGAGAGTGATCCGAGACGCCTCTCATGAACGTTTGAAACAAATGCGTGTGACCATTGATGATACCCGGAATAACCACTTTGCCAGCCGCATTGTAGGTGAAAGAGGACTTCGCTATCAGATGATCCAGACTTCCGTCTGCCTGCCATTCCCCGACTTCCATAATCATGTCATGTTCCATATACACGTAACCGGGTTTGAAAATCTGATTGGTGGCATTCATGGTTAATATCGTCCCGTTATATATGAGTTTGCCCGCCATACAACCATTCCCCCAATACATAAATGTCATAAAACGTAACACAGTTTAAAAATACGTTTTATTATGTTATGTTTATTTACACGATTATAGGTCTGTTCGAATTTTCAGTCAACTCTATCTGTAAATTGAAATCCAAGAATAAGTATCCGTTTTAACAGAAAATAGATGTTTTGGTTAACAATTCTTTCATTCTCAGCGTTGAAATACTTTTTTTTATCTAAATCAAGGATATTGCTTGCAACTGTATATATTTTTCACATACAAAGGAGTCATGCCCATGTTAGACCTCCCTCACCTCGATCAAGTCGATCAAGAAATCATTAGACTACTGCATGAAAATGGGCGAATGTCTTATGCCAAAATTGGGGAAACCCTTAATTTATCCCGCGTCGCCATCCAAAAGAGAGTTGAAAACCTGATCGAACAGGATGTGATCGAGAACTTTACGATTCGCTTGAACGCGACAAAATTAGGAAAAGTGGTCAGCGCCTTCTTCGAAGTGGAAGTGGAGCCGCGGTTTGCCGAAGAAGTTGGAAATGCACTTTCGGAGGATGCCAATGTCATCAGTATCTATCAAATGACAGGCTCCAGCTCCTTGCACATGCACGCTTTACTGAAAGATGATGCTGCTCTGGAAGATTTTCTCTATCAAAACATCTATAAATTAAAAGGGGTTGTACGCGTCAACACACAAGTCGTAATTAAACGCTTTAAACAAGGAACCGGGTTGGAACTTTGACATTTGGACCGGGGTTGGTGGATAACAGAACAGAACAAAAAAAACGGCTTCGCCGCCCAGAGAGATGAGCCTCTTCTTAGCGGCAAAACCGATTAAGGGAACTAGAGTACGCTATTTAGGCAAATAGCAGGGATGCGAGGGTCCTAGCGGAACTACAGGGTCTTATTTCCTCGAAAAACGCTGATTTTCCCATCAAACAGCAAAATAGCGGACTGTAGTTCCCTCCCTCTGTTCTTAGCGTTTTTCTTACATATACTCGCCCATTCGTAGGAATACAACATTCTTGAAGCAGGGTTCTCTAGAAGATAAGGGAGCTGTTTCTCTAAAATCATCAAGAGGGCATACGGGAATAGAGGATGTGCTATTAATTCCTCATTTTCCCATATATGCACGTTTGATTCCACGGTCTCTTGGTGGTTTACCCTCCCATGACTCAACGGGTCGCAGCCCTTACATTCCTTCGTTATACCTGTCCAAGAGGTGGAGGCCGAGATGCTCTAGT
Above is a genomic segment from Paenibacillus sp. HWE-109 containing:
- a CDS encoding amidohydrolase family protein, whose product is MAGKLIYNGTILTMNATNQIFKPGYVYMEHDMIMEVGEWQADGSLDHLIAKSSFTYNAAGKVVIPGIINGHTHLFQTFMRGVSDHSPLAQWLKEIIWPMSLAMEPEDFYLAALIGCIENLKSGATYMMDHHYIHTYPENDASVLRAMVDSGIRGHLARGGSDLAGEVRLRETEEQIFASTDRLLDEWDGAASGRIRIALGPLNLYGCSRGYLEKAAVFSRERNLISHVHVAETSEQIDTTLARYGLRNLELLNEVGLLGNQTQVVHGVWLDDRELALIRDRQASVIHCPVSNMYLASGVARVPEMLEMGINVALGTDGPGSNNCQDNLEVLKFTACLHKVNELDATLLPPMDVLRMATVNGAKAVGRSDDLGSLEPGKKADLVTVDMMKAHISPVHRASSALVYNANGNDVDLVVVGGQVVVEHGKSTWIDEQEILQRAQARVDHLRSKLAGQYPIFANTQ
- a CDS encoding ABC transporter substrate-binding protein; translation: MKPFKLTSQLVAKRPVVMSLSLIMMTSMLAACGSTSTPVSTSSQAPASPSGATTSASPAATTAASTAPKAAVPATVVLNWFAEPEHGGNFAASAKGYYKEAGFDMTLMPGGPSVSSTQIVASGKAQFGMANGDDILVARQEGIPIVAIATSMQKSPQALFYHKDSGIKDFSDLNGHKVYVASTASFWQFMKKKYKLDSAQEMKYTGQLVNFVSDKNALTQGYVTSEPFTLEQQKVEFGTLLNADSGYNIYAGVYFTTEKMIAEHPDQVKAFVEATVKGWDYYKDHSEEINPSIKEKNPDMGLDMMKYSATKEMDFVFGGDAATMGTGIMTKERWSEVQKQLVDVGILKSAESIDKVFTTQFLPKK
- a CDS encoding Lrp/AsnC family transcriptional regulator; the protein is MLDLPHLDQVDQEIIRLLHENGRMSYAKIGETLNLSRVAIQKRVENLIEQDVIENFTIRLNATKLGKVVSAFFEVEVEPRFAEEVGNALSEDANVISIYQMTGSSSLHMHALLKDDAALEDFLYQNIYKLKGVVRVNTQVVIKRFKQGTGLEL
- a CDS encoding amidohydrolase family protein, yielding MKNLDLVNVRLPMEDEGCLYRLTIRNGRFTQILKQEADAAQPAKVSLEQWKTLETRDHLDESGIVILDLEGKIMLPGFVDAHMHLDKSFSLTTVENQSGTLEEAVRNYSIASPSFSKEVIKSRIMRSSLQALSYGTTHIRTHLDFNLRVSRQVALRTIEAALEAKEALAPYVTLQLFPMCPYNFMALDVDAVEEALRMGVDGIGGAPHLSLSPKEDIDYMFKLAQKYDVPIDLHCDETDNPAMRTIEHISGKTKSEGYSGRVTVDHLCALASMTDVDAHGIIERMADAGLKAVSLPAVNLYLQGRHDSFPVRRGVTRLKEIWEAGIPIAVASDNIHDPFHPFGRGDLIQIALIGSYAAHMGRPADLRTLLRMITDVPAEVLGLRTYKIEPGNEANFVVVDANTPEELFTMQPERRWIYSQGSWVRMAASKAEWNHPTLAHFWKEASENVSFRTPAFAKG
- a CDS encoding aromatic ring-hydroxylating dioxygenase subunit alpha yields the protein MALERLHDPVLENDWHAVYLASELKEQPVGVIILGERVAIYRSSQGVHAMQDLCVHRGAMLSKGWVKDDTLVCPYHGWQYDSSGQCVCIPAQPKGEKIPARAKAQVFACEEKYGFVWVCIGEPAAPLPHFEEFANPLYRPLPCGPYKVAAAGTRVIENFTDFAHLMFVHQNLLGHPDYAELPDFEVVKEKERIYIEQIPIFQPVAHSGSDKSEGTTYVYRKEVYRPLSARLSKADPSNGQTLWIMLTVLPVAAEECVVFMMVSRNYAYEVDDANFIHFQDIVFDQDAKVIETQKPELLPLDLQVELNHKVDRFSIAYRRWLRELGVKVGTI